From the Flexistipes sp. genome, one window contains:
- a CDS encoding C-GCAxxG-C-C family protein → MKSSDAAQLFRSGFNCSQSVVSVFAEEYGIDKHVLRLLSSGYGGGMGGMQNVCGAASGAFMILGLKYGYGEESESYKKPQLYKIIQDFSREFSAQNGHLRCYDLLGCDLNTEDGKEFFKKNELRERVCVECVKNSVELLEKF, encoded by the coding sequence ATGAAATCATCTGATGCAGCTCAACTGTTTCGTAGTGGATTTAATTGTTCTCAATCCGTTGTTTCTGTATTTGCAGAAGAGTACGGAATTGATAAGCATGTGTTGCGCCTTCTTTCGTCCGGTTATGGCGGCGGGATGGGCGGTATGCAGAATGTGTGTGGTGCGGCAAGCGGTGCTTTTATGATTTTGGGGTTGAAATACGGATATGGTGAAGAATCGGAAAGTTATAAAAAACCTCAATTATATAAAATCATCCAGGATTTCAGTAGAGAATTTTCCGCGCAAAACGGCCATCTTAGATGTTATGACCTTTTAGGGTGTGATCTTAACACGGAAGATGGAAAAGAGTTTTTTAAGAAGAATGAATTGAGAGAAAGGGTTTGCGTAGAATGTGTAAAAAACTCTGTGGAGTTACTTGAGAAATTTTAG